Part of the Cololabis saira isolate AMF1-May2022 chromosome 15, fColSai1.1, whole genome shotgun sequence genome, tcttttcctgaccctgcaccccaacctgggacttgctgattgggccggagcttcgggagctgtgtgctggcctgcggtccccacccccggtcatcccgttgctgcttccacctgcctgctgtgctgttgccgtccctgacccaccagtctggccctcggcaggagggtcccccctgatgagcctggtcctgctcaaggtttcttccctcctaaaggggagtttttccttgccactgtttggcttaaggtttttctcccactaggggagttttttacctgccattgtttatgtaatatctgctcgggggtcatgttctgggtatgggtctctgtaaagcgtctagagacaactctgttgtattagacgctatataaataaaattgaattgaattgctccAAATTCACATTACAGCTTTCCCCAAAATACACCAAGATAAAAAACTGCCAGTGGGATGGAAATGAGGGGGAAACAGACTGGCTGACTGGTTTCTGTAAACTACgtggaaaataaaaactggaatacATTTAAACATCTTCAGAATAGATAGTAAATGACTGACAGTTGTGTCAGTTTGTCCGTTTTCAACTTTTAGACCCTAATTTTTAAATTAAGGCTTCATTAATATTCAAGTTTCTCACAATGCATAAGTGTCAGAATTACAAAGTTGCTGTCAACATAGTGCTCAGAGTTGTTACTGTTCAGGGTGGTAAAGGAATAGAAATGGCTCCCTTCCACCTAGTAGCACCAATAAAGCTGTCAAAACATGCTCACAACACTTTTCACTGTTATGTGCAATTATAACGGAAATAGAGAGTAcaatttttcaaaaaattatTTTCCCGCAGTACCCAAAAGGTAAATCGTTACACAAAAAGGTAAGGCTTTTTGAGAACACAtacccaaaaaataaataaaaagaaaggcaTGCTAGGAAAATGTCACATATACAGAGGGCAGGACTTTTCTCTTCAAGGCCTCAGCGTGGCTCACAGTTGCACGCTCCTTAGTCGATCAGGTTCTGTACGTGGAACAGCAGCAGCGTTGGCTAGGAAAggcagtgtctgtacagtgtGACAGGCCTGTGGCGTCGGTCCTGCCCAGTGCAAAATGCCAGTCGATGATTGGTCCATACTAGATCATCACATCTGTTTCATTTGAATCAGTTTGTGAATCTGACTCGCTGTCCCTGCAAGAAAACAAGACACGTCAGCTGTAATCGCGCTTCGCGGTGAAGGAAGTCTTAATGAGGCGTTTCGGTCCTCTGCGTTACCTGTGATTTTGCAACCATTTGCGGTTTTGTTGTCGCTTCTCCTCGTCGATCGGATACGAATACAAAATTGCCAGGCCGATTATGATGAGGACCACCGGGGCTGCTGAAATCAACACTTTTAAGGTCGTGTGCACTGCTTCTGGTTGAGAGCAGCCTCTAGAGATGTAGCCTGCAAAGCTAAAgaggaaattaattaattaataaataaacagagaaAAAACTATTTTGTATAGAAAACACACTTTGAGGCCAACAAGTATAAATTGTCTAATTTTTGGTGAATCAGTCTCATTactttgctttaaaaaaaaaaaaaaaagtgaattctTACTGTAAACTTAAAGTGGAAATGCCCAGGGAGATTCCAGAGGCAAACTTGGTGAAGAAGACGTAGAAAGAATAGAAGAGAGCTTCGTGGCCAGTAGAGTCtgggttttgcacttgaaaatcatcaacaacatcaggCAACATGGACCTAGAGAAAGAGCAAAAGCAAGAAATTGGTCATGTGTGTGAACTGCTTGTGAGAAAACCTTAACTCCCCTCAAATTTAAACTTAACAGGGTTTTTACCAGGGCAACAGGAAGGCTGCAGCCACTCCAAGCCCGGCAGCCAGGGAGACGATGTAGCTGACTACCAGACTACTGTCGATACACACCACCAGGATCAGGAAAGGAATCACAgactgtttaaaaaagaaaagaagaaaaatcaacaCGGTGAAAAGTTTAGCTTCATAAAACAAGTCTCTTAAGTCTGTACAAGGtggtttgattgttttttttgtgctccTAGAGTAACAGGTCATGCTTGTAAAATCCCACAGGTTACGCATAACATCACTTGTGACCTTACCAAGGTGCCAACATAAACTGCAGTCTTTTTTCCAAAGCGAGTCAGGAACCACTGCCAGAAGGGGATGGACAGAGTAGCCGAGagctgaaagagaaaaaaatacaaaataaacacacaaattacATCCACCGAGTAGTAGTTCCCATAAAATCCAACAAGAGTCCTTCAGTGCATGTTGAAGATGCAGCAGAAGCTGGCCTCGCTGCTATGTAACATGAAAGAAAGATACTCTTCTAAAACCAGTGATCTTTCATGCCTGCCAGTCACAACACCAACAATGGAAGATTATACCTCCTCTGCACCTCTTCCAAAAACATATCTGAAATCTTCTTGTTGGAGAAAACAACAGGAGTGGATTGTGCTTCTCTGCAGGGGACAGAGTTTGCTCTGAGATTATGCTGGCCTCTGATCCCTGAATGTTTGACCCGAGTGGCGATCGCACACAATCACTGTACAGCAGTATTTTTCCATGTTTTCTGGTAACTATGACTCAGTTGAAAAATAAGTCATCAATGGAACAACTGTATGCTTCATTTACTGTAAAACGATATTCTGGGGTGTGTCTCACTGAAGAAAAATGAGCATTGCCAAACTTCCTTCTCCTTTGTTTTGGTAAATCAATGCACACATTAGCTAAATGTGTGCACGCTTGACGTGATCTTGAGACTCATCAGTTAACGGTATTTCCTTAAAAGGGAATTAAGTTTTTAATGCACGAACTGTCTTCACAATGTGCTTTTTGCAAAACTGATTCAAATGTATTCCCTTCATAGCGTCTGAGGAGCACAACTCACAGCAAGAAAATGAGTTACTTTGCTGTGCAAAGTGCTGCAGACCACTGTGCTGCACAGCATGGCTACTGCAACATACCACACGGGACACTTCATTTGCTGCAATAGCTCTCTTACAACATTTTTACAGTCAGCCTTTTTCTGCTCTGATCCAGGAACAAAGAAAAGCCTGACAATGCCTTTTAGTCTGATTTGTTATAACTTATTAATCCTAATGCAATTTGAACATACAAAGTGAGTTGGATCTTTCATCACATGACAGAATGTCAGGATTACAATGTCTTAGTGCTTTTATGTGAAATTTCATGACGGGAGGTTTCACTGAAAgcttcaacaaaaataaataaacaaaaaaaagatatatatttcACTAAATATATGTACTGCCTTGGCATCTTAATCCTTTCCATAAAGTAAAAGCTCAAGGCATGTAATCGTTTTAAACCTCAGTCACCTCTACCTTCCAAGTTCTGTTGCGTGTAAGCTTGGCACATATACGGATTAACGGGTTTGAATACCTGTCAGGATCTAAAAGCCGAGTGATTTGCTAATAAGCCGTCTTTTTTCtctcccccccccaccacctaCACTCAGGTTTTTTATAAAAGAATGGCCAAGAAATCAAAGGAGAAGCCCACACGGCTCCATTACTCCCTGTGGGAATGCCATGGCATTCAGGGAGAGCAGTCAGAGTGGACACATATTATGAAACCAGCGAGCCAAGAGCCCCGCTTTACAATCCTGTACAGTGCAAGCCTTGTAACTGAAGACAATTTATGTGTCCGCCTGGGGAGGGAACGCTTTTGCAGACACTGTAGCTAATGGTGTAACTTATTCAATGTAAATCGGCTGCTCAGGGTTTCAGGGGAAACGCGGTGACTGTTATGGGAACAATGCAACCCTGtccgtttattacaaaatgccaCCTGcgaatgtgtgtgtgggtggggtaTTTGTGTGAGGGGCTCACCATGATAACCAGCAGAATATTTTGGAAGTCGTTTCTGAAGCCCAATGTGGAGCTGCAGAACAGAGCGAAGTTCCCTTCCAGGAGCTGCAGGGCAAAAGCACAGAGGCACACTCAGTCCCATCATAGGAAACACATCTGGGACTAAACATGCAGCGTTGCCAAGCAAACACTAGCTGGGAGCAGGAACAGAGGAGACACTCCCAGGATTAAcgataagaataaaaaaaatctgttgaaCTTGGGAGTGAAGAAATGAGCAAACTCCAAAGTCTAAAATAATGTTCCAATAAAGACTATTTTCAATATTTGTGCAAGTGACTCCATACGCACCATGAAAGCTAGTGAAGTAAAGAGGAAGACCATGACCAGTTTGGCATACGGTCCATGCCCCATCACCAGCCTAATCCCTTGGAAGAAGGACATGGACGACTTGATTCGACTCGACTCTGGAGGGACAAAGAATGAGCAAAGGATGCCAAATTATATCCACTTGAATACATTCTCAAAATCCTTTTTAAGCCCTTATCGCTGATTTCCCTCATCTTTTTCCACGAGCAACTGCCTTTCAGGGTCATCTTATACTGGACAAATATGTCTCATTAGTGGCAGTCACAAGGCCTCTGCTTCGGCTGTTCTCTCACAGCCTCCCAGCTCACAGTCATACCGCATCGTGCAGCTAAGATCAGCTCTCTGCAACAGAGACGTCACAGCAGCCCACCACATGACAGATTCAAATGCATCTGCAGCCACGCATGGTGCTCAGAATGACTAACAGAGGTCTAATAGATATGCCGAGTTCATTTACTCCACTTTTTCtcatactgcactacttttattttcattccaatgtatataccgtttatattttttaccctttcgctgcatgtgtgcgttgagtgtactgctgctgcacaaagacaatttccccattgaaagaggaataaaggacaatctaatctaattatGAAAACACACTTAaattagggggggggggtaaacgaCAAGCTCTGGCTCCCAGAGACTGAAGTCTCACCTTTTCGTTCTTTGACGCCAAAGAATAAGACAATGGCACAAAGTACGTAGATTGAGCAGATCACGCCAGATGCAATCATGTAAGCTGCTTTCTGCGAACaagcaacagaaaaaaaaagacattagcATACATTATTTGCAATCAAAGTTCACTTTAGCCAGACGCACCAGCTTTTGTATGTAATATCATAACCATTATCATGGATCTTTACCGTGTGCTGCAAGGTAATTACAGGGCCTGACTCGTTGTGGCCGGTGGATAGTGAGAAATTGCCTTGGTCTGAACCGTTAGTGGATACTCGGAGGCAGGGAGCATTGGCCATGCCCACTATCTGCCCCTGGATAGCTGTGCCCAGCACTGTCCCCAGGACCTCCACCGTCATCCCTGATCACAGGACAGATACGGAGAGGTTTAGAGAGCGGTCACAAGACCAACATCAAAGGATCTTATTAAATCGTTAACATGTTGACGTTTATACTCACTGTACGCGGTGGCAGAGTCCCTCTCTTTCTGCTCCGAGCTGATGAACATGGTGAGGGCAGAATAAGGCACATGGAAGCACTGGCgtgaaaaagagaggaaaaagaaaagtgagaTTTTTGGTCATgcaatggggggaaaaaaagaacaaaacaaaaaaaaaaaaaaacacatgatgTAAGTGAGCCTTTGTAACAAAGTAGGGGAGAAGTTTCTCACTGCCAGACTATATTCAAAAGAAACTACGAAAAAGCTTAAAAACGTTTACTAGATAAAAGAAAGCCATCTTTGTTCAGACGGTTACTTTTTAACCTACAAAAACCCCTGAAACTCATGGATAAGAAATATGACCTTAGCTTAATGATAGCAAAAAATGTTGCTGCCaaccaaagtaaaaaaaaacaaagaaaaacacacatatggCAGAACACTGTGTCCCGATTACACAAACTACTAGTTAAATTGTGAGCTTTACAAGTGCTGGTCCATGGAGCAAAGCCACGTTTCCACatgttattttagatttcatgGACACTaatcttctctttctcttttctcaaTCATAAAAATGTCATCCCTACTAAAGATTCAAGTATAAGCTTAACTCCCTGAAAACGTACGCAGACAACTCCTCACATCAATTACAAGTGCGCAGAATACAGGCGTAATCATTGTACTAGATAGGTGGCTTGTTCATTTATTGGACAAATGACAATTGACTGGGTTTGTGCTTGTAAATGTGCCACTCACAGTTTGAAGAGTCTGGAAGAAGCAGTAGAAGAATAGGTACCAGATGATTTTTCCATTCTCAAAGGGAGGAACGCACCATATGAGGAAATAAGTGAGCACAGCCAGAGGCGTGGAGAGTAGGACCCTAGAGAAAAGTGagggaagagaggaggaaacaCAAAACAGAGACACATCAGAGACCAAAATCGCAATCAAGCATGGAGTCCATCCTGCACGTGATTATAACTGTAATTAGTATTGCATATAGATGACCATGACTAAAGATGTTGTTCTCTTGGTGTTAAATTGCAGCAATCAGGTTGTTTCAGATCTGACCTGATCTGATGGTTTAGTTATTTTGTACTGAATGCTGctagaaaatagaaaagaacAAAGAGTGTACTTATTATTGAATGATCATCATCTAATATTAAATAAGTGATGCCCTGTGACTGTATATGTGCCCAACATCCAGTAAATTGACATCACAATGACATCCTGGAAGTTGGGTTCATGTAGTCACTTCCTTCCTTGCGTTTGCCTTTCTTCCTATGGTCAGATTAAAGTCCTCCAATCAGATGAGATTGTGCTGCAGCCACACCTCTtgacgcgtgtgtgtgtgtgtgtggtagttGTGGTGGGGGAGAACGCCTGCTTTGTTGAATAGGAAGTCACTGTGCTCTAATGCATTTCTACTTTTCTGCACAGTAAGAGGTGGAGCCTAATTAGATAGGAAATGTGCTCATAGACGGATCTCAGTAGCAGATTCTCTCCACTGCGTCACTGGCTAGTATCCAAAGTGCTTAGGATCACCTCAAACACGCTGCTTATTAATTTAACTCCACTTATAATGCAACACTGATGCGCAGTAGGTGCTTGAAATGTCAGGGATGAAGACAGTTAACCTGCTCCCTCACGCATGTGATCTCATTAACTGTACACTTGTGAGAAATGCTGTTGGTGGGGCGGGTGAGTTAAAGCAGATGTTCCATCTAGAGACCAATGTGAAGATTTATTGTGAATTTCCCCAGCGCTACATCAGATAAATACGCATTAGATCAAGTTTGGCCAGTCATTCAGTCtaacaataagaaaaaaaacagtcctAAGTAGAAAATGGCttatattgtgtttttaatAGTCTTTTGGCTGAATCTTTTTTGCTGAGCTAAACCAAGAGAGTCAAATTGAATCAGTCAAGAAAAAAATGCATTGACATGTTGGCTCATAAGGTCTAACCTGATGCCCATCCTAGTTATATTTATAACCATGTTGAGTAAGAAGTAACTTAACAGGTGACACCTTTCAATTTGGATTACTGCAACTGGGAACACTTGTTTTACTAGTCAAAAGCTTGACGCTTCATCACCTTTAAATAGAGATAATTGAGCAACTGTTTCAGCTTTGAAACCTTGACTTGACTTAACATGATTTTACATAAAGTTTCAGATAAAATTCTTTGAAACGGCTCAGTGGTAAGGATGATGACCCCATATTTACATCCTATAAAATTTAATTGCATAGTGGACAGGACGTCTGCCCAGGATTTGTTTTACGTTTccgagaaattaaaaaaaaaaaggtctgtcAGTGACAGTCGCCACAGTGAAATTCATTCTGAAACGGTATCTTGAACTGCAGTAACCTCTCAGATTCCTCAGCCACTATTTAAATCCTGCAGGGCTCTCCACACCCAACAGCTGAGACGCTATTGGCTACGCAGGTGGTGTGTTCCTGGCGAGCCAATGGGAAGCCAGCGCGACTGTGGCCACCCTCCCCCCAGCACTAAAACAAGCTCCCACAACCGAGCGTCTCCCCggcttcctccctgcagcaacGTGCTGCTCTCCTCTGCTGTTTCTTTACAGCTGAACTGACAATGTGACGGCACATGCCAACCATTCCTGCATCACTTCCCACTCCCACACCCTATCTGCAATGACAGACAAAGGAAACACACCTCATCCTGCATGATGCTCTTCTGATATTTCATCATCTGGACTTTAGCTGGAAAGATCATCAAGATGGGATATAAAGCATCAACCTCGGGCGTATCAGACCATTGGGGTTAAAAACAGCTAAATCACTGCTTGTgaattaaaatgagcatattgCACACTATATTTTACAGCTCGTGTTTAAAACTGCTCCTTAGTTGCAAAAAATAATAGTTATGATTAGTTTAACAGCCCATCAGGATGAATAATTCCTTTTGttcttaaattataataaaTGTGCTCTTGTGTTTTACAAACCTAATAAAGAACATTAAACATCTGAGGAGAGGGCCACAGACAAATTTGATGGGAGAATCCACCTCCGACTTATATAAGTGTCTCTAAACAACTTCCGATGACCAGAGTGGACTCCCAAGACATTTACTTTGCCCTGCTCAAGTGTCGCACACTGTCACCTGTTTGCCCTTTCCATCTCTACTCCATTTAC contains:
- the mfsd2ab gene encoding sodium-dependent lysophosphatidylcholine symporter 1-B, whose product is MAKGEGSEQYSNTSLLNKSINSDEKQLARKYQDKSRLSIWNKICYAIGGAPYQMTGSALGFFLQIYLLDVAQLDPFNASIILFVGRAWDAVTDPTVGFLVSRSPWTRIGRMMPWVLLSTPLAVLTYFLIWCVPPFENGKIIWYLFFYCFFQTLQTCFHVPYSALTMFISSEQKERDSATAYRMTVEVLGTVLGTAIQGQIVGMANAPCLRVSTNGSDQGNFSLSTGHNESGPVITLQHTKAAYMIASGVICSIYVLCAIVLFFGVKERKESSRIKSSMSFFQGIRLVMGHGPYAKLVMVFLFTSLAFMLLEGNFALFCSSTLGFRNDFQNILLVIMLSATLSIPFWQWFLTRFGKKTAVYVGTLSVIPFLILVVCIDSSLVVSYIVSLAAGLGVAAAFLLPWSMLPDVVDDFQVQNPDSTGHEALFYSFYVFFTKFASGISLGISTLSLHFAGYISRGCSQPEAVHTTLKVLISAAPVVLIIIGLAILYSYPIDEEKRQQNRKWLQNHRDSESDSQTDSNETDVMI